A DNA window from Streptomyces canus contains the following coding sequences:
- a CDS encoding HAD family hydrolase — protein MKIPAEALLFDNDGTLVSSLESVQRCWTRWAEEFGITAEEFARVELHGRPAVEIAADLLPADVVPQALARIEQLEVEDVPNGGVHLLPGTRAFLDALPADRWAVVTSATRRLAEARLEAVGILPKTLVAADDVTRGKPDPEPYLLAARELGVDPARCVVFEDAPAGLRAGRAAGMTTVALTTTHQAHELDADLVVENLSALSALVTGGNVEISVRS, from the coding sequence ATGAAGATCCCTGCCGAAGCCCTCCTGTTCGACAACGACGGAACCCTCGTCTCCTCTCTCGAATCCGTCCAACGCTGCTGGACGCGCTGGGCCGAGGAGTTCGGCATCACCGCCGAGGAGTTCGCCCGCGTCGAACTGCACGGGCGACCGGCCGTGGAGATAGCCGCCGACCTGCTCCCCGCCGACGTCGTGCCGCAGGCTCTCGCGCGGATCGAACAGCTGGAGGTGGAGGACGTACCCAACGGCGGTGTCCATCTGCTCCCCGGCACCAGGGCCTTCCTCGACGCCCTGCCCGCCGACCGCTGGGCCGTCGTCACCTCCGCCACCCGCCGGCTCGCCGAGGCCCGACTCGAAGCGGTCGGCATCCTCCCCAAGACGCTGGTCGCCGCCGACGACGTCACCCGCGGCAAGCCGGACCCCGAGCCCTACCTGCTCGCCGCTCGCGAACTCGGCGTCGACCCGGCCCGTTGTGTCGTCTTCGAGGACGCCCCCGCGGGACTGCGCGCCGGCCGGGCCGCCGGAATGACCACCGTGGCCTTGACCACAACTCATCAGGCCCACGAGCTCGACGCCGACTTGGTGGTCGAGAACCTGTCGGCATTGTCGGCACTGGTCACCGGCGGGAACGTGGAGATCTCCGTCCGGTCCTGA
- a CDS encoding GNAT family N-acetyltransferase: protein MGMSVTISAAAEQDAEQIFRLQYLCFQSEAALYGNYRIDPLVQSLDSVRAEVASDCVFVARLGDEVVGSVRGRVTEDGSAAIGKLCVHPRLQGHGIGARLLRAAEAALAEERGATSFRLFTGHRSEGNLRLYRKVGYQTVGTSEGADGVPMIVLEKPAGTYAATA from the coding sequence ATGGGCATGAGCGTGACCATCTCTGCGGCGGCCGAGCAGGACGCGGAGCAGATCTTCAGGCTGCAGTACCTGTGCTTCCAGAGTGAGGCGGCGCTGTACGGCAACTACCGCATCGATCCGCTCGTCCAGAGCCTGGACTCGGTCCGCGCGGAGGTGGCCTCGGACTGCGTCTTCGTGGCCCGCCTGGGCGACGAGGTGGTCGGCTCGGTCCGCGGCCGCGTCACCGAGGACGGTTCGGCCGCCATCGGCAAACTCTGCGTCCACCCCCGCCTCCAGGGCCACGGCATCGGCGCCCGCCTTCTCCGGGCGGCCGAAGCCGCCCTGGCGGAGGAGCGCGGCGCCACCAGCTTCCGCCTCTTCACAGGCCACCGCAGCGAGGGCAACCTCCGCCTCTACCGCAAGGTCGGCTACCAGACGGTGGGCACGTCGGAGGGCGCGGACGGAGTACCGATGATCGTCCTGGAGAAGCCGGCGGGCACATACGCGGCCACGGCCTGA
- a CDS encoding sigma-70 family RNA polymerase sigma factor, with amino-acid sequence MTHDLVATLRPLLTAEASAEAHATGTEPADLEQAVWLRLLEHLETQGPPLDPPGWLRRAVRSESRRSRRTTRLERPYDTEPAADDDRTPEQLTLAAARHRALHDAVRRLPGRCPSLMAALLSPRDLTYREIAGELGISQGSLGPERSRCLGCLRRLLTPEVATRRGRG; translated from the coding sequence ATGACGCACGACTTGGTCGCCACCCTGCGCCCGCTGCTGACCGCCGAGGCCTCCGCGGAGGCACATGCCACCGGTACCGAACCGGCCGACCTGGAGCAGGCGGTGTGGCTCCGCCTCCTGGAGCATCTCGAGACCCAGGGCCCGCCCCTCGACCCGCCCGGCTGGCTCCGCCGCGCCGTCCGTTCCGAGTCCCGCCGCAGCCGTCGTACGACCCGCCTGGAACGGCCGTACGACACCGAACCCGCGGCCGACGACGACCGCACCCCCGAACAGCTGACCCTCGCGGCGGCCCGCCATCGGGCCCTGCACGACGCGGTGCGCCGACTGCCCGGCCGCTGCCCCTCGCTCATGGCGGCCCTCCTCTCCCCGCGGGACCTGACCTATCGCGAGATCGCGGGGGAGTTGGGTATCTCACAGGGCAGTCTCGGTCCGGAACGTTCCAGATGCCTGGGATGTCTTCGCAGATTGCTCACACCGGAGGTTGCGACACGCCGGGGGCGGGGATAG
- a CDS encoding glycerophosphodiester phosphodiesterase: protein MGSQDEHTDGTGRRALLGAAMFGAGGAVLGLSGTARAADAGSAGHGGGLKSLPVPTVIGHRGASGYRPEHTFGSYQLALDLGADIVEAGDLVPTRDGHLVCRHEPEIGGTTNVADHPEFAGRRTTKILDGVTTTGWFTEDFTLAELKTLRAIERIPANRPHNTLYNGRWDIPTFEEVLKWQDEQTRKRGKQVWIYPETKHPTYFRGLGLGLEERVAKLLRKHGKDRRNSPIILQSFEPTSIQRLNKLVDNPLVVLLSAANTRPWDFVEKGDPRTVADLITPKGLREIAGYAQGIGPTLDLVITKKADGSLDKETTLVADAHKVGLVLHPYTMRNENPFLPAEYRRGTDADAYGDAFGAFKRYFATGIDGVFTDNADTGVLARADFVNG from the coding sequence ATGGGATCGCAGGACGAGCACACGGACGGCACCGGACGGCGGGCACTTCTCGGGGCCGCGATGTTCGGCGCCGGGGGAGCGGTCCTGGGGCTGTCCGGTACGGCGAGAGCCGCCGACGCCGGGTCCGCCGGGCACGGTGGCGGGTTGAAGAGCCTGCCCGTGCCGACGGTCATCGGCCACCGGGGCGCCAGCGGCTACCGCCCCGAGCACACCTTCGGCTCCTACCAGCTCGCCCTCGACCTGGGCGCCGACATCGTCGAGGCGGGCGACCTCGTCCCCACCAGGGACGGTCACCTGGTCTGCCGCCACGAGCCGGAGATCGGCGGCACCACGAACGTCGCCGACCACCCCGAGTTCGCCGGCCGCAGGACCACCAAGATCCTCGACGGCGTCACCACGACCGGCTGGTTCACCGAGGACTTCACGCTCGCCGAGCTCAAGACGCTCCGCGCGATCGAGCGCATCCCGGCCAACCGCCCGCACAACACGCTCTACAACGGCCGCTGGGACATCCCCACCTTCGAGGAAGTCCTGAAGTGGCAGGACGAGCAGACCCGCAAGCGCGGCAAGCAGGTCTGGATCTACCCCGAGACCAAGCACCCCACCTACTTCCGGGGGCTCGGCCTGGGCCTGGAGGAGCGGGTCGCGAAGCTCCTGCGCAAGCACGGCAAGGACAGGCGCAACTCCCCGATCATCCTCCAGTCCTTCGAGCCGACCAGCATCCAGCGTCTGAACAAGCTGGTCGACAACCCCCTCGTGGTGCTCCTGTCCGCGGCGAACACCCGGCCCTGGGACTTCGTCGAGAAGGGCGACCCGCGGACCGTCGCCGACCTGATCACGCCCAAGGGCCTCAGGGAGATCGCGGGCTACGCCCAGGGCATCGGCCCGACCCTCGACCTGGTCATCACGAAGAAGGCGGACGGCAGTCTCGACAAGGAGACGACCCTCGTCGCCGACGCCCACAAGGTCGGGCTGGTCCTGCACCCCTACACCATGCGCAACGAGAACCCCTTCCTGCCGGCGGAGTACCGCAGGGGCACGGACGCGGACGCCTACGGAGACGCCTTCGGCGCCTTCAAGAGGTACTTCGCCACCGGCATCGACGGCGTCTTCACCGACAACGCAGACACGGGCGTCCTCGCCCGCGCGGACTTCGTCAACGGCTGA
- a CDS encoding lysophospholipid acyltransferase family protein produces the protein MSRFALIKAVLGPIMRLMFRPQVEGVEHIPGDGPVILAGNHLTFIDSMILPLVCDRQVFFIGKDEYVTGKTLKGRLMAWFFTGVGMIPVDRDGGRGGVAALMTGRRVLEEGKVFGIYPEGTRSPDGRLYRGRTGIARLTLMTGAPVVPFAMIGTDKLQPGGAGMPRPGRVTVRFGEAMEFSRYEGMDRDRYVLRAVTDSVMTEVMRLSGQEYVDMYATKAKAA, from the coding sequence TTGTCCCGCTTCGCGCTCATCAAGGCAGTGCTCGGACCGATCATGCGCCTGATGTTCCGCCCACAGGTGGAGGGCGTGGAGCACATCCCGGGCGACGGTCCCGTCATCCTGGCCGGCAACCACCTCACCTTCATCGACTCGATGATCCTTCCGCTGGTGTGTGACCGGCAGGTGTTCTTCATCGGCAAGGACGAGTACGTCACCGGCAAGACCCTCAAGGGCCGGCTCATGGCCTGGTTCTTCACCGGCGTCGGCATGATCCCGGTGGACCGCGACGGCGGGCGCGGCGGGGTCGCCGCGCTGATGACCGGCCGGCGGGTGCTGGAAGAGGGCAAGGTCTTCGGGATCTACCCCGAGGGGACGCGGTCGCCCGACGGCCGGCTCTACCGGGGGCGCACCGGTATCGCCCGTCTGACGCTCATGACGGGGGCGCCGGTGGTTCCCTTCGCGATGATCGGCACGGACAAGTTGCAGCCGGGGGGTGCGGGGATGCCCCGCCCGGGTCGGGTCACGGTTCGCTTCGGTGAGGCGATGGAGTTCTCGCGGTACGAGGGCATGGACCGGGACCGGTACGTGCTGCGGGCCGTCACGGACTCCGTGATGACCGAGGTCATGCGGCTGTCCGGGCAGGAGTACGTGGACATGTACGCCACCAAGGCGAAGGCTGCGTAG
- a CDS encoding MFS transporter has translation MTSTLQPATATEAVKRSGRWLALSVLVLAVLLVAVDATVLGLATPYISEDLKPTGTQLLWIGDVYSFVIAGLLVSMGSLGDRIGRKRILLLGATAFGAISILNAYATTPELLILARALLGVAGATLMPATLALIRNLFHEPRERSLAVGIWGAAASAGTAIGPIVGGFLLEHFWWGSVFLINLPVMAVLVLVGIRFLPESRNPNPGPWDMSSVALSLVGMIGVVYAVKETAAHGITWEPVAAGVLGAAALYAFVRRQLTLPAPLLDMRLFRNAGFSGAVLADLLTILGLSGLVFFLSQYLQLVQGRGPLEAGLAELPAAVGAVAAGLVAGTVARRCSVRVVVSGGLAAIGVALAALTLLDQSTGYPLLGAALLVVGVGAGFSFTVTADVILSSVPKEQAGAASAVSETAYELGAALGIAVLGSIVTGVYRDFAAPAGTPEGAHESLGGAVEAASGLPTNTAQDLLSSAREAFVDGLTIAAGAGAAVLLATAAAAWFMLRNQRLDRGF, from the coding sequence ATGACCAGCACCCTGCAGCCGGCGACCGCGACCGAGGCGGTGAAGCGTTCCGGCCGTTGGCTCGCGCTGTCCGTCCTGGTGCTCGCCGTGCTGCTGGTGGCCGTCGACGCGACCGTCCTCGGCCTCGCGACCCCGTACATCAGCGAGGACCTCAAGCCGACCGGCACGCAGCTCCTGTGGATCGGTGACGTCTACTCGTTCGTCATCGCGGGCCTGCTGGTGTCGATGGGCAGCCTCGGCGACCGCATCGGCCGCAAGCGGATCCTGCTGCTGGGCGCGACGGCGTTCGGCGCGATATCGATCCTCAACGCCTATGCGACGACACCGGAGTTGTTGATCCTGGCGCGGGCGCTGCTCGGCGTCGCCGGCGCGACCCTGATGCCCGCCACCCTGGCCCTGATCCGCAACCTCTTCCACGAGCCGCGCGAACGCAGCCTCGCCGTCGGTATCTGGGGCGCGGCCGCCTCCGCCGGTACGGCGATCGGACCCATCGTCGGCGGCTTCCTGCTCGAACACTTCTGGTGGGGCTCGGTCTTCCTGATCAATCTGCCCGTGATGGCGGTCCTGGTCCTCGTCGGCATCAGGTTCCTGCCCGAGTCCCGCAACCCGAACCCGGGCCCCTGGGACATGAGCAGCGTCGCGCTGTCCCTGGTCGGCATGATCGGCGTGGTCTACGCCGTCAAGGAGACCGCCGCGCACGGCATCACATGGGAGCCGGTCGCCGCGGGAGTCCTCGGAGCGGCAGCCCTCTACGCCTTCGTCCGCCGCCAACTCACCCTCCCCGCGCCCCTGCTGGACATGCGCCTCTTCCGCAACGCCGGCTTCAGCGGGGCCGTCCTGGCCGACCTTCTGACCATCCTCGGCCTCTCCGGGCTGGTCTTCTTCCTCTCCCAGTACCTGCAACTCGTCCAGGGCAGAGGCCCGTTGGAGGCGGGCCTGGCCGAACTCCCGGCGGCGGTGGGCGCGGTGGCGGCGGGCCTCGTCGCGGGCACGGTGGCCCGCCGTTGCTCGGTGCGCGTGGTCGTCTCCGGGGGCCTGGCGGCCATCGGTGTGGCCCTGGCGGCCCTGACCCTGCTCGACCAGTCCACGGGCTACCCCCTGCTGGGCGCCGCCCTGCTGGTGGTCGGCGTGGGCGCGGGCTTCTCGTTCACGGTGACGGCGGACGTGATCCTTTCGAGCGTCCCGAAGGAACAGGCGGGTGCGGCGTCGGCGGTCTCGGAGACGGCGTACGAACTGGGCGCGGCCCTGGGTATCGCGGTACTGGGCTCGATCGTGACAGGCGTCTACCGGGACTTCGCGGCCCCCGCGGGCACGCCGGAAGGGGCGCACGAGTCCCTGGGTGGCGCGGTGGAGGCAGCGTCCGGTCTGCCGACGAACACGGCTCAGGACCTGCTGTCGTCAGCTCGAGAGGCTTTCGTGGACGGCCTCACCATCGCCGCGGGCGCGGGAGCGGCGGTCCTGCTCGCGACAGCGGCAGCGGCCTGGTTCATGCTGAGGAACCAGCGGCTCGACAGGGGTTTTTAG
- a CDS encoding TetR/AcrR family transcriptional regulator, protein MAVDRDHVLRSAAALLTRRSTATMDEVAKSAGISRATLHRQFAGRDALVRALESLGIEECEKALDAARLDEGPASEAVRRLVREAEPAAGLLAFLYTENQLFEGEEQNDGWARIDARISALFRRGQQSGEFRIDLTPVWLTEALFGLLASAVWLLQSGKGAPKDFHHMTVELLLGGALRHSVRPIEES, encoded by the coding sequence ATGGCTGTCGACCGTGACCACGTGCTGCGCAGTGCCGCGGCCCTGCTGACCCGCCGATCCACCGCGACCATGGACGAGGTCGCCAAGTCCGCCGGGATCAGCCGGGCCACGCTGCACCGCCAATTCGCCGGACGCGACGCGCTCGTACGGGCACTGGAGTCGCTGGGCATCGAGGAGTGCGAGAAGGCGCTCGACGCCGCCCGCCTGGACGAGGGGCCGGCGAGCGAAGCCGTGCGGCGCCTGGTCCGCGAGGCCGAACCCGCGGCCGGACTCCTCGCCTTCCTCTACACGGAGAACCAGCTCTTCGAGGGCGAGGAGCAGAACGACGGCTGGGCCCGGATCGACGCCCGCATCTCCGCACTGTTCCGGCGCGGCCAGCAGAGCGGCGAGTTCCGCATCGACCTCACGCCCGTCTGGCTCACCGAGGCCTTGTTCGGCCTGCTCGCCTCCGCCGTCTGGCTGCTCCAGAGCGGCAAGGGCGCCCCCAAGGACTTCCACCACATGACCGTCGAGCTGTTGCTCGGTGGCGCACTACGTCATTCCGTACGACCGATAGAGGAATCATGA
- a CDS encoding aldo/keto reductase, which translates to MPFARLAAATTPTCHIGLGLAAVGRPGYINLGRDHDLGLAENRSVEALRARTHELLDAAYFQGVRYFDVARSYGRSEEFLAGWLDKNPGIDDVVVGSKWGYTYTADWTTDAEHHEVKDHSVRTYDRQRAETAELLGDRLDLYQIHSVTPDSPALTDKELHARLAEAAAQGTSIGFSTSGPAQVDTIRAALAVTVDGEPLFRTVQSTYNALETSAAPALAEAHDAGLTVIVKEGMANGRLAEPHAPDALKAVAAETSLGCDAVALALVLRQPWAGVVLSGAATTVQLASNLHAAVVDLDDGQLSRLAGLAEEPGAYWERRRRLPWH; encoded by the coding sequence ATGCCCTTCGCCCGACTGGCCGCAGCGACAACCCCCACCTGCCACATCGGACTCGGCCTCGCCGCCGTCGGACGCCCCGGCTACATCAACCTCGGCCGGGACCACGACCTGGGCCTCGCGGAGAACCGCAGCGTGGAAGCGCTCCGCGCCCGTACGCACGAACTCCTCGACGCCGCCTACTTCCAGGGCGTCCGTTACTTCGACGTGGCCCGCTCCTACGGCCGCTCCGAGGAGTTCCTCGCGGGCTGGCTCGACAAGAACCCCGGCATCGACGACGTGGTCGTCGGCAGCAAGTGGGGCTACACCTACACCGCCGACTGGACCACCGACGCCGAACACCACGAGGTCAAGGACCACAGCGTCCGGACGTACGACCGTCAGCGCGCCGAAACCGCCGAACTGCTGGGCGACCGCCTCGACCTCTACCAGATCCACTCGGTGACCCCGGACAGCCCCGCCCTCACCGACAAGGAACTCCACGCCAGGCTCGCCGAGGCGGCCGCCCAGGGCACCTCGATCGGCTTCTCCACCAGCGGCCCCGCCCAGGTGGACACCATCCGCGCCGCCCTCGCCGTGACGGTGGACGGCGAGCCGCTCTTCCGTACCGTCCAGTCGACGTACAACGCCCTGGAGACCTCGGCCGCCCCCGCCCTCGCCGAGGCCCACGACGCGGGCCTCACGGTGATCGTCAAGGAGGGCATGGCCAACGGCAGGCTCGCCGAGCCGCACGCCCCGGACGCCCTGAAGGCCGTAGCGGCGGAAACCTCCCTGGGCTGTGACGCCGTGGCCCTCGCGCTCGTCCTCCGTCAGCCCTGGGCCGGAGTCGTCCTCTCGGGGGCGGCCACCACCGTCCAGCTCGCGTCCAACCTGCACGCGGCGGTCGTGGACCTCGACGACGGGCAGCTGTCCCGGCTGGCAGGACTGGCGGAGGAGCCGGGCGCGTACTGGGAGCGCCGCCGCCGGTTGCCCTGGCACTGA